From Tachysurus fulvidraco isolate hzauxx_2018 chromosome 10, HZAU_PFXX_2.0, whole genome shotgun sequence, one genomic window encodes:
- the dennd5b gene encoding DENN domain-containing protein 5B isoform X8: protein MSASTTASCRFAHYFVLCGLDNDTGLEPDALAALYQWLEADRQGRDPEAVTAGENFDQSPLKRTFKSKVLAHYPENIECSSFDQDAVNMLCMPKGLSFRTQKDSLTPKFHSFLITREDGSRTYGFVHTFYEEVTSAQIRSAMQTLHQMHQAEHTSSHTCPSSSSSSSSSMDSLTSSSDEAESLSSACSVSRRCCKSQSYDAEQDTLYVSKALCLITPMPFMHACRRFLAQLHRAVTAQQPPPLPLESYVHNVLYEVPLPPPGRSLKFHAVYEPIVCQRPGPAELPLADFPLGEAFRLLGVENLVQLFTCVLLEMQVLLYSEDYQRLMVVAEGISTLLFPFQWQHVYVPILPASLLHFLDAPVPYIMGLQSKEGTDRSKLELPQEANLCFVDIDNHCLELPEDFPQFPNKAEFIQELSELLLSYGLSLEGGASSPPPASTQTHVTGPEALRDLVDDGRNGNLPSDVADMLQGNPTLERLQALAKRTGVKVARLEELAARQKPLVEENTAVLRTGIEQEELRNAKLNVQLREVFAARFVAMFADYEAFVIQNSPDLESWLSNREQMHNFDKASFLSDQPEPYLPFLCRFIETQMFATFIDNKILSQWEEKEPLLRVFDGRIEKARLYNVRAPSLRSSVYQRCSFLSESAQAIEQRLVKIDHTAIHPHLLDMKIGQGKYQQGFFPKLQADVLASGPTNNKWTNRTAPAQRRRDWHRQPNDHHGLDNDLKEKYIQEARSLGKNLRQPKLSDLSPAVIAQTNSKFVEGLLKECKMKTKRMLVEKMGREAVELGHGEANITGLEENTLIASLCDLLERIWSHGLQVKQGKSALWSHLRHYQDTVERMEQQQQVDSSASNGQDKRKSESSIGLPVLRVSVIQDMRHIQSMGEIKTDVGRARAWIRLSLEKKLLSQHLKQLLSHQAITKKLYKRYAFLRCEEEKEQFLFHLLSLNTVDYFCFTSVFTTIMIPYRAVIIPIKKLSNAMTTSNPWVCVSGELGDSGVMQIPKNVLEMTFDCQNLGKLTTVQLGHDNAGLLAKWLVDCVMVRNEITGHTYKFPCGRWLGKGVDDGSLERILIGELVSPYHEEEAGRGSKTPPAQRSPSQIRRISISAITGRGSKPTADQIQEAISEAVNNIVKHFHKPEKERGSLTVLLCGEGGLVGALEQFFYHGFRTARLFQKSIFLWDFIERTVLYMESSDQMGDLQRLTEPLSSSRNSLCRYANAINNTSRNLGKDGKFQLLICLGARDRLLPHWLPLLIESPIIIRMYEETALLRDNLAANSLISVLHSLHDFRITLETSLTKGVEL, encoded by the exons CTCTGTATGCCTAAAGGTCTGTCGTTCCGCACTCAAAAGGACTCCCTGACCCCGAAGTTCCACTCGTTTCTAATCACGCGTGAGGACGGCTCTCGCACCTATGGCTTTGTTCACACCTTCTATGAGGAGGTGACCAGCGCTCAGATCCGTTCCGCTATGCAGACGTTGCACCAGATGCACCAGGCAGAGCACACCTCATCCCACACCTGCCCTTCATCCTCCTCGTCATCCTCTTCCAGTATGGACTCGCTAACCAGCAGTTCGGACGAAGCAGAGTCTCTGTCGTCTGCCTGTTCTGTGAGTCGGCGTTGTTGCAAATCTCAGAGCTACGATGCCGAGCAGGACACTCTGTATGTCTCTAAAGCACTGTGTCTAATCACACCCATGCCCTTTATGCATGCGTGTCGCCGCTTCCTGGCCCAGCTGCACAGGGCTGTTACGGCACAGCAGCCGCCTCCTTTACCTCTAGAGAGCTACGTACACAATGTGCTTTATGAAGTCCCGCTTCCGCCTCCTGGGCGCTCCTTAAAGTTTCACGCCGTTTATGAGCCCATCGTATGTCAACGGCCAGGACCGGCTGAGCTCCCGTTGGCAGATTTTCCCCTGGGCGAGGCTTTCCGGCTGCTAGGCGTTGAAAACCTGGTGCAGCTCTTTACCTGCGTCCTGCTCGAGATGCAGGTTCTGCTTTACTCGGAAG ATTATCAGAGGTTGATGGTGGTAGCAGAGGGAATCTCCACGCTGCTCTTTCCATTCCAGTGGCAGCATGTGTACGTTCCTATCCTGCCTGCATCCCTGCTGCACTTTCTGGATGCCCCTGTGCCCTATATCATGGGCTTACAGTCGAAAGAGGGCACAGACCGCTCCAAACTGGAACTGCCTCAAGAG GCGAACCTTTGCTTCGTGGACATTGACAATCACTGCCTGGAGCTGCCTGAGGATTTCCCCCAGTTCCCCAACAAGGCTGAGTTCATCCAGGAGCTAAGCGAACTACTGCTGAGTTACGGCCTGTCGCTAGAAGGAGGCGCTTCTTCACCCCCGCCTGCCTCCACTCAGACCCATGTGACCGGCCCTGAAGCCCTGAGAGACTTGGTGGACGACGGGAGGAACGGAAATCTGCCGTCAGATGTTGCGGACATGCTGCAGGGAAACCCCACTCTGGAGCGCCTTCAGGCTCTAGCCAAGCGCACGGGGGTGAAGGTTGCACGTCTGGAGGAGCTGGCGGCCAGGCAGAAGCCTTTGGTGGAGGAAAACACGGCGGTGTTGAGGACTGGCATCGAACAGGAGGAGTTGAGGAATGCCAAGCTAAACGTGCAGCTCAGGGAGGTGTTTGCTGCTCGCTTTGTTGCGATGTTCGCCGACTACGAGGCCTTCGTCATTCAGAACTCTCCAGACCTGGAGTCCTGGCTCTCCAATCGGGAGCAGATGCACAACTTTGACAAG GCTTCCTTCCTGTCAGACCAGCCAGAGCCATACCTACCTTTCCTGTGTCGCTTCATCGAGACCCAGATGTTCGCCACCTTCATTGACAATAAAATCTTGTCCCAGTGGGAGGAAAAGGAGCCCCTTCTGCGTGTGTTTGATGGACGCATCGAGAAAGCTCGCCTCTACAATGTACGAGCTCCCAGCCTGCGCTCCTCCGTCTACCAGAGGTGTAGCTTCCTCAGCGAGTCCG CTCAGGCCATTGAGCAGCGTCTGGTGAAAATCGACCACACAGCCATTCATCCTCACTTGTTGGATATGAAGATCGGTCAGGGCAAATACCAGCAGGGCTTTTTCCCTAAGCTGCAGGCAGACGTGCTCGCCTCGGGTCCCACCAACAACAA GTGGACTAATCGCACCGCTCCTGCTCAGAGACGGAGGGACTGGCACAGGCAGCCGAACGATCATCACGGCCTGGACAACGACCTCAAAGAG AAATACATACAGGAGGCTCGTAGCCTTGGTAAAAATCTACGGCAGCCCAAACTTTCTGACCTTTCACCTGCGGTCATCGCACAGACTAACTCCAAGTTCGTAGAAGGATTACTGAAGGAGTGCAAAATGAAG ACTAAGCGGATGTTGGTGGAGAAGATGGGTCGAGAGGCTGTGGAGCTCGGCCACGGTGAGGCCAATATCACCGGGCTGGAGGAGAACACGCTCATCGCTAGTCTGTGTGACCTGCTAGAGAGAATATGGAGCCATGGCCTGCAGGTCAAACAG GGGAAGTCTGCATTATGGTCCCATTTAAGGCATTACCAGGACACAGTGGAGAGGatggaacagcagcagcaggttgACTCATCAG CATCTAACGGACAAGACAAACGGAAGTCGGAGTCGTCCATTGGCCTGCCAGTGCTGCGTGTGTCAGTCATACAGGACATGAG acacattcagaGCATGGGGGAGATCAAGACTGATGTAGGGAGAGCACGAGCCTGGATTCGTCTGTCCCTGGAGAAGAAGCTGCTTTCCCAACACCTAAAACAGTTGCTTTCTCACCAAGCTATAACAAA GAAGTTGTATAAGCGATATGCCTTCTTGAGGTGTGAAGAAGAGAAGGAGCAGTTTCTCTTCCATCTGCTGAGTCTGAACACAGTGGACTACTTCTGCTTCACCAGCGTCTTTACCACCAtca tGATTCCGTACCGTGCCGTCATCATCCCTATCAAGAAGCTGAGTAACGCCATGACCACGTCGAATCCCTGGGTGTGCGTGTCAGGTGAACTAGGAGATTCAGGAGTCATGCAGATCCCAAAGAACGTTCTGGAAATGACGTTTGAT TGTCAGAACCTTGGGAAGCTGACGACGGTGCAGTTGGGACACGATAATGCTGGGCTCCTGGCCAAGTGGCTGGTGGACTGTGTGATGGTTCGCAACGAGATTACGGGACACACGTACAA ATTCCCTTGCGGTCGGTGGTTGGGGAAAGGTGTAGACGACGGCAGTCTTGAGCGAATCCTGATCGGTGAATTGGTGTCTCCATACCATGAGGAGGAGGCGGGACGGGGTTCAAAGACTCCGCCCGCTCAGCGCTCCCCCTCACAAATCCGTCGTATCAGCATCAGCGCCATCACGGGCCGAGGCAGCA AACCGACAGCTGATCAGATACAGGAAGCCATCAGTGAAGCGGTCAACAACATCGTGAAACATTTCCACAAACCAGAGAAagag AGAGGGAGTCTGACAGTTCTACTGTGTGGAGAAGGAGGTCTGGTGGGAGCTCTGGAGCAGTTCTTCTACCACGGCTTTCGCACAGCTCGTCTCTTCCAGAAAAGCATCTTTCTCTGGGACTTTATTG AGAGGACAGTGTTGTACATGGAGAGTTCTGATCAGATGGGTGATCTGCAGCGACTTACTGAACCCCTCAGCTCGAGCCGCAACTCTCTCTGTCGCTATGCCAACGCTATCAACAATACGTCGCGCAACTTGGGCAAAGATGGCAAGTTCCAGCTTCTCATCTGCCTTGGGGCAAG AGATCGTTTGCTGCCTCATTGGCTCCCCCTGCTGATCGAGAGTCCCATCATCATTCGTATGTACGAGGAGACAGCGTTGCTGCGTGACAATCTCGCCGCCAACTCTCTCATCAGCGTCCTACACTCTCTGCATGACTTCCGCATAACTCTAGAGACCTCTCTCACAAAAGGGGTAGAGCTATAG
- the dennd5b gene encoding DENN domain-containing protein 5B isoform X10: MSASTTASCRFAHYFVLCGLDNDTGLEPDALAGENFDQSPLKRTFKSKVLAHYPENIECSSFDQDAVNMLCMPKGLSFRTQKDSLTPKFHSFLITREDGSRTYGFVHTFYEEVTSAQIRSAMQTLHQMHQAEHTSSHTCPSSSSSSSSSMDSLTSSSDEAESLSSACSVSRRCCKSQSYDAEQDTLYVSKALCLITPMPFMHACRRFLAQLHRAVTAQQPPPLPLESYVHNVLYEVPLPPPGRSLKFHAVYEPIVCQRPGPAELPLADFPLGEAFRLLGVENLVQLFTCVLLEMQVLLYSEDYQRLMVVAEGISTLLFPFQWQHVYVPILPASLLHFLDAPVPYIMGLQSKEGTDRSKLELPQEANLCFVDIDNHCLELPEDFPQFPNKAEFIQELSELLLSYGLSLEGGASSPPPASTQTHVTGPEALRDLVDDGRNGNLPSDVADMLQGNPTLERLQALAKRTGVKVARLEELAARQKPLVEENTAVLRTGIEQEELRNAKLNVQLREVFAARFVAMFADYEAFVIQNSPDLESWLSNREQMHNFDKASFLSDQPEPYLPFLCRFIETQMFATFIDNKILSQWEEKEPLLRVFDGRIEKARLYNVRAPSLRSSVYQRCSFLSESAQAIEQRLVKIDHTAIHPHLLDMKIGQGKYQQGFFPKLQADVLASGPTNNNRWTNRTAPAQRRRDWHRQPNDHHGLDNDLKEKYIQEARSLGKNLRQPKLSDLSPAVIAQTNSKFVEGLLKECKMKTKRMLVEKMGREAVELGHGEANITGLEENTLIASLCDLLERIWSHGLQVKQGKSALWSHLRHYQDTVERMEQQQQVDSSASNGQDKRKSESSIGLPVLRVSVIQDMRHIQSMGEIKTDVGRARAWIRLSLEKKLLSQHLKQLLSHQAITKKLYKRYAFLRCEEEKEQFLFHLLSLNTVDYFCFTSVFTTIMIPYRAVIIPIKKLSNAMTTSNPWVCVSGELGDSGVMQIPKNVLEMTFDCQNLGKLTTVQLGHDNAGLLAKWLVDCVMVRNEITGHTYKFPCGRWLGKGVDDGSLERILIGELVSPYHEEEAGRGSKTPPAQRSPSQIRRISISAITGRGSKPTADQIQEAISEAVNNIVKHFHKPEKERGSLTVLLCGEGGLVGALEQFFYHGFRTARLFQKSIFLWDFIERTVLYMESSDQMGDLQRLTEPLSSSRNSLCRYANAINNTSRNLGKDGKFQLLICLGARDRLLPHWLPLLIESPIIIRMYEETALLRDNLAANSLISVLHSLHDFRITLETSLTKGVEL, from the exons CTCTGTATGCCTAAAGGTCTGTCGTTCCGCACTCAAAAGGACTCCCTGACCCCGAAGTTCCACTCGTTTCTAATCACGCGTGAGGACGGCTCTCGCACCTATGGCTTTGTTCACACCTTCTATGAGGAGGTGACCAGCGCTCAGATCCGTTCCGCTATGCAGACGTTGCACCAGATGCACCAGGCAGAGCACACCTCATCCCACACCTGCCCTTCATCCTCCTCGTCATCCTCTTCCAGTATGGACTCGCTAACCAGCAGTTCGGACGAAGCAGAGTCTCTGTCGTCTGCCTGTTCTGTGAGTCGGCGTTGTTGCAAATCTCAGAGCTACGATGCCGAGCAGGACACTCTGTATGTCTCTAAAGCACTGTGTCTAATCACACCCATGCCCTTTATGCATGCGTGTCGCCGCTTCCTGGCCCAGCTGCACAGGGCTGTTACGGCACAGCAGCCGCCTCCTTTACCTCTAGAGAGCTACGTACACAATGTGCTTTATGAAGTCCCGCTTCCGCCTCCTGGGCGCTCCTTAAAGTTTCACGCCGTTTATGAGCCCATCGTATGTCAACGGCCAGGACCGGCTGAGCTCCCGTTGGCAGATTTTCCCCTGGGCGAGGCTTTCCGGCTGCTAGGCGTTGAAAACCTGGTGCAGCTCTTTACCTGCGTCCTGCTCGAGATGCAGGTTCTGCTTTACTCGGAAG ATTATCAGAGGTTGATGGTGGTAGCAGAGGGAATCTCCACGCTGCTCTTTCCATTCCAGTGGCAGCATGTGTACGTTCCTATCCTGCCTGCATCCCTGCTGCACTTTCTGGATGCCCCTGTGCCCTATATCATGGGCTTACAGTCGAAAGAGGGCACAGACCGCTCCAAACTGGAACTGCCTCAAGAG GCGAACCTTTGCTTCGTGGACATTGACAATCACTGCCTGGAGCTGCCTGAGGATTTCCCCCAGTTCCCCAACAAGGCTGAGTTCATCCAGGAGCTAAGCGAACTACTGCTGAGTTACGGCCTGTCGCTAGAAGGAGGCGCTTCTTCACCCCCGCCTGCCTCCACTCAGACCCATGTGACCGGCCCTGAAGCCCTGAGAGACTTGGTGGACGACGGGAGGAACGGAAATCTGCCGTCAGATGTTGCGGACATGCTGCAGGGAAACCCCACTCTGGAGCGCCTTCAGGCTCTAGCCAAGCGCACGGGGGTGAAGGTTGCACGTCTGGAGGAGCTGGCGGCCAGGCAGAAGCCTTTGGTGGAGGAAAACACGGCGGTGTTGAGGACTGGCATCGAACAGGAGGAGTTGAGGAATGCCAAGCTAAACGTGCAGCTCAGGGAGGTGTTTGCTGCTCGCTTTGTTGCGATGTTCGCCGACTACGAGGCCTTCGTCATTCAGAACTCTCCAGACCTGGAGTCCTGGCTCTCCAATCGGGAGCAGATGCACAACTTTGACAAG GCTTCCTTCCTGTCAGACCAGCCAGAGCCATACCTACCTTTCCTGTGTCGCTTCATCGAGACCCAGATGTTCGCCACCTTCATTGACAATAAAATCTTGTCCCAGTGGGAGGAAAAGGAGCCCCTTCTGCGTGTGTTTGATGGACGCATCGAGAAAGCTCGCCTCTACAATGTACGAGCTCCCAGCCTGCGCTCCTCCGTCTACCAGAGGTGTAGCTTCCTCAGCGAGTCCG CTCAGGCCATTGAGCAGCGTCTGGTGAAAATCGACCACACAGCCATTCATCCTCACTTGTTGGATATGAAGATCGGTCAGGGCAAATACCAGCAGGGCTTTTTCCCTAAGCTGCAGGCAGACGTGCTCGCCTCGGGTCCCACCAACAACAA CAGGTGGACTAATCGCACCGCTCCTGCTCAGAGACGGAGGGACTGGCACAGGCAGCCGAACGATCATCACGGCCTGGACAACGACCTCAAAGAG AAATACATACAGGAGGCTCGTAGCCTTGGTAAAAATCTACGGCAGCCCAAACTTTCTGACCTTTCACCTGCGGTCATCGCACAGACTAACTCCAAGTTCGTAGAAGGATTACTGAAGGAGTGCAAAATGAAG ACTAAGCGGATGTTGGTGGAGAAGATGGGTCGAGAGGCTGTGGAGCTCGGCCACGGTGAGGCCAATATCACCGGGCTGGAGGAGAACACGCTCATCGCTAGTCTGTGTGACCTGCTAGAGAGAATATGGAGCCATGGCCTGCAGGTCAAACAG GGGAAGTCTGCATTATGGTCCCATTTAAGGCATTACCAGGACACAGTGGAGAGGatggaacagcagcagcaggttgACTCATCAG CATCTAACGGACAAGACAAACGGAAGTCGGAGTCGTCCATTGGCCTGCCAGTGCTGCGTGTGTCAGTCATACAGGACATGAG acacattcagaGCATGGGGGAGATCAAGACTGATGTAGGGAGAGCACGAGCCTGGATTCGTCTGTCCCTGGAGAAGAAGCTGCTTTCCCAACACCTAAAACAGTTGCTTTCTCACCAAGCTATAACAAA GAAGTTGTATAAGCGATATGCCTTCTTGAGGTGTGAAGAAGAGAAGGAGCAGTTTCTCTTCCATCTGCTGAGTCTGAACACAGTGGACTACTTCTGCTTCACCAGCGTCTTTACCACCAtca tGATTCCGTACCGTGCCGTCATCATCCCTATCAAGAAGCTGAGTAACGCCATGACCACGTCGAATCCCTGGGTGTGCGTGTCAGGTGAACTAGGAGATTCAGGAGTCATGCAGATCCCAAAGAACGTTCTGGAAATGACGTTTGAT TGTCAGAACCTTGGGAAGCTGACGACGGTGCAGTTGGGACACGATAATGCTGGGCTCCTGGCCAAGTGGCTGGTGGACTGTGTGATGGTTCGCAACGAGATTACGGGACACACGTACAA ATTCCCTTGCGGTCGGTGGTTGGGGAAAGGTGTAGACGACGGCAGTCTTGAGCGAATCCTGATCGGTGAATTGGTGTCTCCATACCATGAGGAGGAGGCGGGACGGGGTTCAAAGACTCCGCCCGCTCAGCGCTCCCCCTCACAAATCCGTCGTATCAGCATCAGCGCCATCACGGGCCGAGGCAGCA AACCGACAGCTGATCAGATACAGGAAGCCATCAGTGAAGCGGTCAACAACATCGTGAAACATTTCCACAAACCAGAGAAagag AGAGGGAGTCTGACAGTTCTACTGTGTGGAGAAGGAGGTCTGGTGGGAGCTCTGGAGCAGTTCTTCTACCACGGCTTTCGCACAGCTCGTCTCTTCCAGAAAAGCATCTTTCTCTGGGACTTTATTG AGAGGACAGTGTTGTACATGGAGAGTTCTGATCAGATGGGTGATCTGCAGCGACTTACTGAACCCCTCAGCTCGAGCCGCAACTCTCTCTGTCGCTATGCCAACGCTATCAACAATACGTCGCGCAACTTGGGCAAAGATGGCAAGTTCCAGCTTCTCATCTGCCTTGGGGCAAG AGATCGTTTGCTGCCTCATTGGCTCCCCCTGCTGATCGAGAGTCCCATCATCATTCGTATGTACGAGGAGACAGCGTTGCTGCGTGACAATCTCGCCGCCAACTCTCTCATCAGCGTCCTACACTCTCTGCATGACTTCCGCATAACTCTAGAGACCTCTCTCACAAAAGGGGTAGAGCTATAG
- the dennd5b gene encoding DENN domain-containing protein 5B isoform X5: protein MSASTTASCRFAHYFVLCGLDNDTGLEPDALAALYQWLEADRQGRDPEAVTAGENFDQSPLKRTFKSKVLAHYPENIECSSFDQDAVNMLCMPKGLSFRTQKDSLTPKFHSFLITREDGSRTYGFVHTFYEEVTSAQIRSAMQTLHQMHQAEHTSSHTCPSSSSSSSSSMDSLTSSSDEAESLSSACSVSRRCCKSQSYDAEQDTLYVSKALCLITPMPFMHACRRFLAQLHRAVTAQQPPPLPLESYVHNVLYEVPLPPPGRSLKFHAVYEPIVCQRPGPAELPLADFPLGEAFRLLGVENLVQLFTCVLLEMQVLLYSEDYQRLMVVAEGISTLLFPFQWQHVYVPILPASLLHFLDAPVPYIMGLQSKEGTDRSKLELPQEANLCFVDIDNHCLELPEDFPQFPNKAEFIQELSELLLSYGLSLEGGASSPPPASTQTHVTGPEALRDLVDDGRNGNLPSDVADMLQGNPTLERLQALAKRTGVKVARLEELAARQKPLVEENTAVLRTGIEQEELRNAKLNVQLREVFAARFVAMFADYEAFVIQNSPDLESWLSNREQMHNFDKASFLSDQPEPYLPFLCRFIETQMFATFIDNKILSQWEEKEPLLRVFDGRIEKARLYNVRAPSLRSSVYQRCSFLSESAQAIEQRLVKIDHTAIHPHLLDMKIGQGKYQQGFFPKLQADVLASGPTNNNRWTNRTAPAQRRRDWHRQPNDHHGLDNDLKEKYIQEARSLGKNLRQPKLSDLSPAVIAQTNSKFVEGLLKECKMKTKRMLVEKMGREAVELGHGEANITGLEENTLIASLCDLLERIWSHGLQVKQGKSALWSHLRHYQDTVERMEQQQQVDSSASNGQDKRKSESSIGLPVLRVSVIQDMRHIQSMGEIKTDVGRARAWIRLSLEKKLLSQHLKQLLSHQAITKKLYKRYAFLRCEEEKEQFLFHLLSLNTVDYFCFTSVFTTIMIPYRAVIIPIKKLSNAMTTSNPWVCVSGELGDSGVMQIPKNVLEMTFDSAFRAHTHLSIPFKCQNLGKLTTVQLGHDNAGLLAKWLVDCVMVRNEITGHTYKFPCGRWLGKGVDDGSLERILIGELVSPYHEEEAGRGSKTPPAQRSPSQIRRISISAITGRGSKPTADQIQEAISEAVNNIVKHFHKPEKERGSLTVLLCGEGGLVGALEQFFYHGFRTARLFQKSIFLWDFIERTVLYMESSDQMGDLQRLTEPLSSSRNSLCRYANAINNTSRNLGKDGKFQLLICLGARDRLLPHWLPLLIESPIIIRMYEETALLRDNLAANSLISVLHSLHDFRITLETSLTKGVEL, encoded by the exons CTCTGTATGCCTAAAGGTCTGTCGTTCCGCACTCAAAAGGACTCCCTGACCCCGAAGTTCCACTCGTTTCTAATCACGCGTGAGGACGGCTCTCGCACCTATGGCTTTGTTCACACCTTCTATGAGGAGGTGACCAGCGCTCAGATCCGTTCCGCTATGCAGACGTTGCACCAGATGCACCAGGCAGAGCACACCTCATCCCACACCTGCCCTTCATCCTCCTCGTCATCCTCTTCCAGTATGGACTCGCTAACCAGCAGTTCGGACGAAGCAGAGTCTCTGTCGTCTGCCTGTTCTGTGAGTCGGCGTTGTTGCAAATCTCAGAGCTACGATGCCGAGCAGGACACTCTGTATGTCTCTAAAGCACTGTGTCTAATCACACCCATGCCCTTTATGCATGCGTGTCGCCGCTTCCTGGCCCAGCTGCACAGGGCTGTTACGGCACAGCAGCCGCCTCCTTTACCTCTAGAGAGCTACGTACACAATGTGCTTTATGAAGTCCCGCTTCCGCCTCCTGGGCGCTCCTTAAAGTTTCACGCCGTTTATGAGCCCATCGTATGTCAACGGCCAGGACCGGCTGAGCTCCCGTTGGCAGATTTTCCCCTGGGCGAGGCTTTCCGGCTGCTAGGCGTTGAAAACCTGGTGCAGCTCTTTACCTGCGTCCTGCTCGAGATGCAGGTTCTGCTTTACTCGGAAG ATTATCAGAGGTTGATGGTGGTAGCAGAGGGAATCTCCACGCTGCTCTTTCCATTCCAGTGGCAGCATGTGTACGTTCCTATCCTGCCTGCATCCCTGCTGCACTTTCTGGATGCCCCTGTGCCCTATATCATGGGCTTACAGTCGAAAGAGGGCACAGACCGCTCCAAACTGGAACTGCCTCAAGAG GCGAACCTTTGCTTCGTGGACATTGACAATCACTGCCTGGAGCTGCCTGAGGATTTCCCCCAGTTCCCCAACAAGGCTGAGTTCATCCAGGAGCTAAGCGAACTACTGCTGAGTTACGGCCTGTCGCTAGAAGGAGGCGCTTCTTCACCCCCGCCTGCCTCCACTCAGACCCATGTGACCGGCCCTGAAGCCCTGAGAGACTTGGTGGACGACGGGAGGAACGGAAATCTGCCGTCAGATGTTGCGGACATGCTGCAGGGAAACCCCACTCTGGAGCGCCTTCAGGCTCTAGCCAAGCGCACGGGGGTGAAGGTTGCACGTCTGGAGGAGCTGGCGGCCAGGCAGAAGCCTTTGGTGGAGGAAAACACGGCGGTGTTGAGGACTGGCATCGAACAGGAGGAGTTGAGGAATGCCAAGCTAAACGTGCAGCTCAGGGAGGTGTTTGCTGCTCGCTTTGTTGCGATGTTCGCCGACTACGAGGCCTTCGTCATTCAGAACTCTCCAGACCTGGAGTCCTGGCTCTCCAATCGGGAGCAGATGCACAACTTTGACAAG GCTTCCTTCCTGTCAGACCAGCCAGAGCCATACCTACCTTTCCTGTGTCGCTTCATCGAGACCCAGATGTTCGCCACCTTCATTGACAATAAAATCTTGTCCCAGTGGGAGGAAAAGGAGCCCCTTCTGCGTGTGTTTGATGGACGCATCGAGAAAGCTCGCCTCTACAATGTACGAGCTCCCAGCCTGCGCTCCTCCGTCTACCAGAGGTGTAGCTTCCTCAGCGAGTCCG CTCAGGCCATTGAGCAGCGTCTGGTGAAAATCGACCACACAGCCATTCATCCTCACTTGTTGGATATGAAGATCGGTCAGGGCAAATACCAGCAGGGCTTTTTCCCTAAGCTGCAGGCAGACGTGCTCGCCTCGGGTCCCACCAACAACAA CAGGTGGACTAATCGCACCGCTCCTGCTCAGAGACGGAGGGACTGGCACAGGCAGCCGAACGATCATCACGGCCTGGACAACGACCTCAAAGAG AAATACATACAGGAGGCTCGTAGCCTTGGTAAAAATCTACGGCAGCCCAAACTTTCTGACCTTTCACCTGCGGTCATCGCACAGACTAACTCCAAGTTCGTAGAAGGATTACTGAAGGAGTGCAAAATGAAG ACTAAGCGGATGTTGGTGGAGAAGATGGGTCGAGAGGCTGTGGAGCTCGGCCACGGTGAGGCCAATATCACCGGGCTGGAGGAGAACACGCTCATCGCTAGTCTGTGTGACCTGCTAGAGAGAATATGGAGCCATGGCCTGCAGGTCAAACAG GGGAAGTCTGCATTATGGTCCCATTTAAGGCATTACCAGGACACAGTGGAGAGGatggaacagcagcagcaggttgACTCATCAG CATCTAACGGACAAGACAAACGGAAGTCGGAGTCGTCCATTGGCCTGCCAGTGCTGCGTGTGTCAGTCATACAGGACATGAG acacattcagaGCATGGGGGAGATCAAGACTGATGTAGGGAGAGCACGAGCCTGGATTCGTCTGTCCCTGGAGAAGAAGCTGCTTTCCCAACACCTAAAACAGTTGCTTTCTCACCAAGCTATAACAAA GAAGTTGTATAAGCGATATGCCTTCTTGAGGTGTGAAGAAGAGAAGGAGCAGTTTCTCTTCCATCTGCTGAGTCTGAACACAGTGGACTACTTCTGCTTCACCAGCGTCTTTACCACCAtca tGATTCCGTACCGTGCCGTCATCATCCCTATCAAGAAGCTGAGTAACGCCATGACCACGTCGAATCCCTGGGTGTGCGTGTCAGGTGAACTAGGAGATTCAGGAGTCATGCAGATCCCAAAGAACGTTCTGGAAATGACGTTTGAT TCTGCCTTTAGGGCTCACACGCACCTCTCCATCCCCTTCAAG TGTCAGAACCTTGGGAAGCTGACGACGGTGCAGTTGGGACACGATAATGCTGGGCTCCTGGCCAAGTGGCTGGTGGACTGTGTGATGGTTCGCAACGAGATTACGGGACACACGTACAA ATTCCCTTGCGGTCGGTGGTTGGGGAAAGGTGTAGACGACGGCAGTCTTGAGCGAATCCTGATCGGTGAATTGGTGTCTCCATACCATGAGGAGGAGGCGGGACGGGGTTCAAAGACTCCGCCCGCTCAGCGCTCCCCCTCACAAATCCGTCGTATCAGCATCAGCGCCATCACGGGCCGAGGCAGCA AACCGACAGCTGATCAGATACAGGAAGCCATCAGTGAAGCGGTCAACAACATCGTGAAACATTTCCACAAACCAGAGAAagag AGAGGGAGTCTGACAGTTCTACTGTGTGGAGAAGGAGGTCTGGTGGGAGCTCTGGAGCAGTTCTTCTACCACGGCTTTCGCACAGCTCGTCTCTTCCAGAAAAGCATCTTTCTCTGGGACTTTATTG AGAGGACAGTGTTGTACATGGAGAGTTCTGATCAGATGGGTGATCTGCAGCGACTTACTGAACCCCTCAGCTCGAGCCGCAACTCTCTCTGTCGCTATGCCAACGCTATCAACAATACGTCGCGCAACTTGGGCAAAGATGGCAAGTTCCAGCTTCTCATCTGCCTTGGGGCAAG AGATCGTTTGCTGCCTCATTGGCTCCCCCTGCTGATCGAGAGTCCCATCATCATTCGTATGTACGAGGAGACAGCGTTGCTGCGTGACAATCTCGCCGCCAACTCTCTCATCAGCGTCCTACACTCTCTGCATGACTTCCGCATAACTCTAGAGACCTCTCTCACAAAAGGGGTAGAGCTATAG